Proteins from a genomic interval of Prevotella sp. E13-27:
- a CDS encoding Rossmann-like and DUF2520 domain-containing protein, giving the protein MRIALIGAGRLATNLAPALKDAGHDVVQVYSRTQEAAETLAAKVGAKATCSVEEVTTDADMYIFSVSDNALPQLAKTLGKGREDAVFLHTAGSVAMSVFEGVVKHYGVLYPMQTFSKERMVNFKDIPVFVEGSDEQTLTTVRELAETVSTRVMELTSEGRRHLHLAAVFASNFVNHCYALSAEVLSKYDIPFSVMLPLTDEVAAKVHELKPVEAQTGPAVRYDTAVISAQQQLLADKPRMQQIYTLMSESIHYMEEKRKNSPLTTHL; this is encoded by the coding sequence ATGAGAATTGCGCTTATAGGGGCAGGACGCTTAGCCACGAACCTGGCTCCGGCACTGAAGGATGCCGGACATGACGTGGTGCAGGTGTATAGCCGCACACAGGAGGCTGCGGAGACACTGGCAGCAAAGGTGGGGGCGAAGGCTACATGCTCTGTGGAGGAGGTGACAACGGATGCCGATATGTATATCTTCTCTGTCAGCGACAATGCCCTGCCACAGTTGGCAAAGACGCTGGGAAAGGGTAGGGAGGACGCTGTGTTCCTTCATACGGCAGGATCGGTGGCGATGAGCGTGTTTGAGGGTGTGGTGAAGCACTATGGTGTGCTCTATCCCATGCAGACGTTCTCAAAGGAGCGAATGGTGAACTTCAAGGACATTCCTGTGTTCGTGGAGGGAAGCGACGAGCAGACGCTGACAACAGTCAGGGAGCTGGCAGAGACGGTGAGTACTCGAGTGATGGAGCTGACATCAGAGGGGCGCCGACATCTGCATCTTGCGGCGGTGTTTGCGTCGAACTTTGTAAACCACTGCTATGCTCTATCTGCCGAGGTGTTGAGTAAGTATGACATTCCGTTCAGCGTGATGCTGCCTCTCACAGACGAGGTGGCGGCAAAGGTGCACGAGCTGAAGCCTGTGGAGGCACAGACGGGACCTGCCGTGCGCTACGACACAGCAGTAATAAGCGCTCAGCAGCAGCTGTTGGCTGACAAACCAAGGATGCAGCAGATATACACCCTGATGAGCGAAAGTATCCACTATATGGAAGAAAAAAGAAAAAACTCACCTCTCACCACTCACCTCTAA
- a CDS encoding Maf-like protein yields the protein MKKIILASNSPRRRELLAGLGIDFEVRVMPDIAENYPDDLPVKDIAQYIAAEKAAAYRATMAEDELVITADTIVVVDDEVLGKPVDEADARRMLHAISGRTHQVITGVCLTTKDCQRQLSVSTDVTFKELTDDEIAYYIEHYRPFDKAGAYGIQEWIGYIGVTRLEGSYFNVMGLPVQRIYSELQKF from the coding sequence ATGAAGAAGATAATACTGGCGAGCAACAGTCCTCGCCGACGTGAGCTGCTTGCAGGGCTGGGCATAGACTTTGAGGTGAGGGTGATGCCCGACATTGCCGAGAACTATCCTGACGACCTGCCTGTGAAGGACATTGCACAGTATATAGCTGCCGAGAAAGCTGCTGCCTATCGCGCAACGATGGCAGAAGATGAGCTGGTCATAACTGCCGACACGATAGTGGTGGTGGATGACGAGGTGCTGGGCAAGCCTGTGGACGAAGCTGACGCACGACGAATGCTTCATGCGATAAGTGGACGTACGCATCAGGTAATAACAGGAGTTTGTCTGACAACAAAGGACTGCCAGCGACAGCTGTCTGTGAGTACTGACGTGACTTTTAAGGAACTCACCGACGACGAGATAGCCTACTACATAGAGCACTACCGTCCGTTTGACAAGGCTGGCGCCTATGGCATTCAGGAGTGGATAGGCTATATCGGAGTGACCCGTCTGGAAGGAAGCTACTTCAACGTGATGGGACTGCCAGTGCAGCGAATCTATTCAGAGTTGCAGAAGTTCTGA
- the htpG gene encoding molecular chaperone HtpG, protein MQKGNIGVTTENIFPVIKKFLYSDHEIFLREMVSNAVDATQKMKTLAEKGEFSGELGDLTVHVSLDTEKGTITISDRGIGMTEEEIDKYINQIAFSGVTDFLEKYKDNANNIIGHFGLGFYSSFMVSKKVEIITKSYREGSKAVKWSCDGSPAYEIDDAERESRGSDIILYIDDDCKEFLEKQKIESLLNKYCKFLPVPVAFGKKQEWSKDESKMVDTAEDNIINSVEPLWTKTPSTLKDEDYKSFYRTLYPMQDEPLFWIHLNVDYPFNLTGILYFPRIKSNIEIQRNKIQLYCNQVFVTDQVEGIVPEFLTLLHGVIDSPDIPLNVSRSYLQSDREVKKISTYITKKVADRLKAIFNEDRKAYEEKWDDLKLFINYGILTEENFYDRAKDFSLFKDTEGKYFTFEEYHKLIEASQKDKNDQLVYLYATDKEEQYSYIKAAQDKGYSVLLFDGQLDVPCIQTLEQKFEKSHFTRVDADIIDRLIAKDDAPKSALADNERDNLSAVFQSQVPKTDKTEYRVEVDALGEEARPVIITQNEWMRRMKEMSRYQSGMGFYGQMPDSFNLVLNSDHRLVKDVLSSFNSDLSAQLQPIESEIKGQEARMAALNQQTEGKKPEEITQETKDDKAATQKALDEQRSKKQQLISDYAQKNPVVQQLIDLALLQNGMLKGEALDRFLKRSVDLIK, encoded by the coding sequence ATGCAAAAAGGTAACATCGGGGTTACTACCGAGAACATTTTCCCCGTCATCAAAAAGTTTCTCTACAGCGATCATGAGATTTTCTTGCGCGAGATGGTCAGCAATGCCGTCGATGCTACACAGAAGATGAAGACCCTTGCCGAGAAGGGCGAATTCAGTGGCGAGCTGGGCGACCTCACAGTACATGTAAGCCTCGACACCGAGAAGGGCACCATCACCATCAGCGACCGCGGCATAGGCATGACCGAGGAGGAGATTGACAAGTACATCAATCAGATTGCCTTCTCAGGTGTCACCGACTTCCTTGAGAAATACAAGGACAATGCCAACAACATCATCGGCCACTTCGGACTTGGCTTTTACTCATCATTCATGGTGTCTAAGAAGGTAGAGATCATCACCAAGAGCTATCGTGAAGGTTCAAAGGCAGTGAAGTGGAGCTGCGATGGTTCGCCAGCCTATGAGATTGACGATGCCGAGCGCGAGAGCCGTGGTTCCGACATCATCCTCTATATCGACGATGACTGCAAGGAGTTCCTCGAGAAGCAGAAGATTGAGTCACTGCTCAACAAATACTGCAAGTTCCTGCCTGTGCCCGTGGCTTTCGGCAAGAAACAGGAGTGGTCTAAGGACGAGAGCAAGATGGTTGACACAGCCGAGGACAACATCATCAACAGCGTAGAGCCACTGTGGACAAAGACTCCGTCGACGTTAAAAGACGAGGACTACAAGTCGTTCTATCGCACCCTCTACCCCATGCAGGACGAGCCTCTGTTCTGGATTCACCTCAATGTTGACTATCCTTTCAACCTCACGGGTATCCTCTACTTCCCACGCATCAAGTCCAACATCGAGATTCAGCGCAACAAGATTCAGCTCTACTGCAACCAGGTGTTTGTCACCGACCAAGTTGAGGGCATCGTGCCTGAGTTCCTCACACTGCTTCATGGTGTTATCGACTCTCCCGACATCCCTCTTAACGTCTCTCGTTCTTATCTGCAGAGCGACCGCGAGGTGAAGAAGATCTCTACCTATATCACTAAGAAGGTGGCCGACCGTCTGAAGGCAATCTTCAACGAGGACCGCAAGGCCTACGAGGAGAAGTGGGACGACCTGAAGCTTTTCATCAACTACGGCATCCTCACTGAGGAGAACTTCTACGACCGTGCCAAGGACTTCTCTCTGTTCAAGGACACCGAGGGCAAGTATTTCACCTTTGAGGAGTATCACAAGCTCATCGAGGCATCACAGAAAGACAAGAACGACCAGCTCGTTTATCTCTATGCCACCGACAAGGAAGAGCAGTACAGCTACATCAAGGCTGCTCAGGACAAGGGCTACTCAGTGCTTCTTTTCGACGGACAGCTCGACGTTCCTTGCATCCAGACTCTGGAGCAGAAGTTCGAGAAGAGCCACTTCACACGTGTCGATGCCGACATCATTGACCGTCTCATTGCCAAGGACGATGCTCCAAAGAGTGCTCTTGCCGACAACGAGCGTGACAATCTGTCAGCCGTGTTCCAGTCACAGGTGCCCAAGACCGACAAGACCGAATATCGTGTTGAGGTTGATGCCCTTGGCGAAGAGGCCCGTCCTGTCATCATCACCCAGAACGAGTGGATGCGCCGCATGAAGGAGATGAGCCGTTACCAGAGCGGCATGGGCTTCTATGGTCAGATGCCCGACTCGTTCAACCTCGTGCTCAACAGCGACCACCGTCTAGTTAAGGATGTGCTCTCATCTTTCAACTCCGACCTCTCTGCTCAGCTCCAGCCCATTGAGAGCGAGATCAAGGGACAGGAGGCACGCATGGCAGCACTGAACCAGCAGACCGAGGGTAAGAAGCCCGAGGAGATCACTCAGGAGACCAAGGACGACAAGGCTGCCACACAGAAGGCCCTCGACGAGCAGCGCTCTAAGAAGCAGCAGCTCATCAGTGACTACGCACAGAAGAATCCTGTCGTACAGCAGCTCATCGACCTCGCCCTTCTTCAGAATGGCATGCTCAAGGGCGAAGCACTCGACCGCTTCCTCAAGCGCAGCGTTGACCTCATCAAGTAA
- a CDS encoding nitroreductase family protein, giving the protein MTDFKDLVQMRRSHRKFTKEEIDGEDVKMILRAALMSPTSKSQRAWQFVVVDDPLTIEKLADAKEMGAQFLKEAPLCIAVCGDPMQNDCWVEDGSIAAISMQYQAEELGLGSCWAQMRGRGLNDGTSADTVIRGVLDLPENMSVLCVLGIGHKADERQPQNEDKLKWENVHIDKY; this is encoded by the coding sequence AAAGGAAGAGATAGACGGAGAGGACGTGAAGATGATTCTTCGCGCTGCACTGATGTCACCAACATCGAAGAGCCAGAGAGCATGGCAGTTCGTGGTGGTGGACGACCCACTGACAATAGAGAAGCTGGCAGATGCCAAGGAGATGGGGGCACAGTTCCTGAAAGAGGCTCCGCTCTGCATAGCTGTGTGCGGCGACCCGATGCAGAACGACTGCTGGGTGGAGGATGGCAGCATAGCAGCCATATCAATGCAGTATCAGGCTGAGGAGCTGGGACTGGGCTCATGCTGGGCACAGATGCGCGGACGCGGCCTGAACGACGGCACAAGCGCCGACACTGTGATACGTGGCGTGCTCGACTTGCCAGAGAACATGTCAGTGCTCTGTGTGCTGGGCATAGGCCACAAGGCCGACGAGCGACAGCCACAGAACGAGGACAAACTGAAGTGGGAGAACGTGCATATTGACAAGTATTGA
- a CDS encoding KdsC family phosphatase, translating into MINYDLTRIRAIIFDVDGVLSAETITLSAEGEPLRTVNIKDGYAIQLAQKLGLRIVILTGGKTEAVRLRYARLGVEDIFMGCAVKVKAYDEFLERYGLKDEEVMYMGDDIPDLEIMRRVGCPVCPKDACPEVLETSIYVSHLRGGYGCGRDVIEQTLRAQGKWVMNEKAFGW; encoded by the coding sequence ATGATAAACTATGACCTTACGCGCATTCGCGCTATAATATTCGATGTCGATGGCGTGCTCAGCGCTGAGACAATAACACTTTCTGCCGAGGGTGAGCCACTGAGAACGGTGAACATCAAGGACGGATATGCCATACAGCTGGCACAGAAGCTGGGACTGAGGATAGTGATACTCACTGGAGGAAAGACCGAGGCCGTGAGACTGCGCTATGCTCGACTGGGCGTGGAGGATATCTTCATGGGCTGTGCAGTGAAGGTGAAGGCCTATGACGAGTTCCTTGAGCGCTATGGCCTGAAGGACGAGGAGGTGATGTATATGGGCGACGATATTCCCGACCTTGAGATAATGCGCCGCGTGGGATGTCCGGTGTGTCCAAAGGATGCCTGTCCGGAGGTCCTTGAGACGAGCATATATGTGAGTCATCTGCGTGGTGGCTATGGCTGTGGACGCGACGTAATTGAACAGACGTTGCGCGCACAGGGAAAATGGGTGATGAACGAGAAAGCCTTTGGTTGGTAG